The Litorilinea aerophila region ACGTCGCGTAGCTCGTTCAAACTGGGGTTCCAGCCCATGGTTCGCCCACTCCTCTGGGGAACACTCCAGGAACTGCCCAAGGTGGTCTGGCACACGGATTGGACTTGGGGGCGTCGATGAAGCCTCAGTGTCCCTGCGGGGGTTTCCAGCCCGGGGAGGCGGGTCGACGGGGCGGGGACGCTGGGATGATGGTGGGGGCGACGGGTGGGGCCAGGTCAAATTCGTGTGGCGATGCCCGGATCATAATCCAGGCCCCAGAAATGCGCAAGCCGCCATTGTTCACCCCTGTTCGCCCCTTCTCGCTCTGGCGGAGTGGCGGGAGGAGCCATCCATGGGGCGGTGCCTACTTGTCATCGGCCGGGGATAGGGTATGATGGAGGACGCAGGCAACGGGGCCGGGCGCGGCCGGCCCGTCATCACCCAGACATGAACAGGGAGGTTTTCGGGTGCAGATTCAACAGACCGAGCGGTTGTCGGGGACGCTGGCACAGAGCCCTGCCCGGCGTTTTTGGGAGATCGACGCCTTGCGTGGGGTGGCCATCATCATGATGGTGATCTTTCACCTCATGTGGGACCTCTGGTTTTTCCGCGTCCTGCCCGACCTGGTGCTGTACGCGGGTTTCTGGAAGTACTTTCAGCGCGTCACGGCCAATCTGTTCATTCTGCTGGTGGGGGTCTCCCTGACCATCAGCTACCGACGGGCCTCTCGGGGAGGCGGTGGCGGGCCGGGCCTTTTTCAGAAGTTCCTGCGACGGGGCATGCGGATCTTTGCGTGGGGGATGGTGATCAGCCTGGTGGTCGCGGCCCTGGGGATCGGGCAGGTCCACTTTGGCATCCTCCACCTGATCGGATTTTCAGTGGCGGCCGCGTATCCCTTCCTGGAGCGGCGCTGGCTTAACCTGGCCTTGTGGGCCCTTTTCAATGTGGCCGGCTATGTTCTGCTCTCGGTGCGGGTGAGCTTCCCCTGGCTGGTCTGGCTGGGCGTGGAGCCCTACGGCTATGGGGCAGTGGATTATTTCCCCATCGTGCCCTGGTTTGGCGTGGTGTTGTTGGGTATCTTTGTGGGCAACACCTTCTACACGGGGAGAGGGCGGCAGCTGCCGCTGCCCGAATGGGGCGGGTCCCTGCCCGTGCGCTGGCTGAGCTTCCTGGGCCGCCACTCCCTGACCATCTACCTGTTGCATCAGCCGGCGCTGTTTCTGCTGATGGTGCTGCTCGGGATCGCCCCCCTTCCCTTTTAGCAGCACCATCGCAGTTGACACAGATATTTCCCGGTGCAGCCCCCATCAGTCGGCAGGGGTCCGCGCCGCCACGGCCATTTCCATGAAATTCTGGATGCGCTCCACCATCTCCACCGGGTTGGTGTGGAGCCCCTCCAACAGGAGCGCGTTGGCGAAGAGCTGTTCGATGGTGGCATCGATCACCGGCTCTTCAGGTTGCTTTTGCAGGATCTGGGCCAGGTTGACGATAAGGGGGTGCCTGCGGTTGAGTTCCAGGAATTTTTTGGGCACCTCGTAATCCTCTTCCGTCAGCCGACGAATCCGCTGCAGATCCCGGTCCAGGCTATCCTCCGGCGAGACCAGCCGACAGGGGCTCTGGACCAGCTGGCGGGACTCTCGCACATCCCGGATCCGCTCGCCCAGCACCGTCTTGAAGCGGTCCATCAGCCGGTTGAAGGCCTCCTGATCCAGCCCACTTTCC contains the following coding sequences:
- a CDS encoding heparan-alpha-glucosaminide N-acetyltransferase; amino-acid sequence: MQIQQTERLSGTLAQSPARRFWEIDALRGVAIIMMVIFHLMWDLWFFRVLPDLVLYAGFWKYFQRVTANLFILLVGVSLTISYRRASRGGGGGPGLFQKFLRRGMRIFAWGMVISLVVAALGIGQVHFGILHLIGFSVAAAYPFLERRWLNLALWALFNVAGYVLLSVRVSFPWLVWLGVEPYGYGAVDYFPIVPWFGVVLLGIFVGNTFYTGRGRQLPLPEWGGSLPVRWLSFLGRHSLTIYLLHQPALFLLMVLLGIAPLPF